Proteins from a genomic interval of Stenotrophomonas maltophilia:
- a CDS encoding RNA polymerase sigma factor, which produces MSNGTAGAVDLMEHLLGAYDELKRRLVRKLGSEELAGDALQDTWMRLSARRDRLDAVQNPAAYLLRMAMNTVIDRQRADHRLLSLEEVDTLMDMADPAPGPAQAAELDFALQDMVGLLQRMPERRRRILLAIRVDGLQQRDVAEHLGVSLRLVQRELKAAQDYLAERSGQGRQVRF; this is translated from the coding sequence ATGAGCAACGGTACGGCTGGGGCAGTTGACCTGATGGAGCACCTTCTGGGCGCCTACGATGAGCTGAAGCGCCGGCTGGTGCGCAAGCTGGGCTCGGAAGAGCTGGCCGGCGACGCGCTGCAGGACACCTGGATGCGCCTGAGCGCGCGCCGTGACCGCCTGGACGCCGTGCAGAACCCCGCGGCCTACCTGCTGCGCATGGCGATGAACACCGTGATCGACCGCCAACGTGCAGACCACCGCCTGCTGAGCCTGGAGGAGGTGGATACGCTGATGGACATGGCCGACCCGGCACCGGGCCCGGCGCAGGCGGCCGAACTGGACTTCGCGCTGCAAGACATGGTCGGCCTGCTGCAACGCATGCCCGAGCGCCGTCGCCGCATCCTGCTGGCAATCCGCGTCGATGGCCTGCAGCAGCGCGACGTGGCCGAGCATCTCGGCGTGTCGCTGCGGCTGGTGCAGCGTGAGCTGAAGGCGGCCCAGGACTACCTGGCCGAGCGCAGCGGGCAGGGGCGCCAGGTGCGGTTCTGA
- a CDS encoding STN domain-containing protein: MFYVRGLNGHHAVRTWKVAIAAWLLLSFAAAAQDGVHAYDIPAQPLEQAVERFSVISGWSVMYPGDLAAGRSSHALRASLPPLPALRMLLQDSGIEAEVIGEQRVVLRRGMSSVAEPVVGVDLPDTERRRRYGGLQQRLRAVFCDDPEIAPGRYAATLRFRIDGAGQVSRPELLSGSGSDRRDARLLQAMQGLVLATEAAALPQPVTLQIRPSGTDHDCGRRAPLP; this comes from the coding sequence GTGTTCTACGTCAGGGGGCTGAATGGACACCATGCGGTCAGAACTTGGAAGGTGGCCATCGCCGCATGGCTGCTGCTGTCCTTTGCCGCTGCCGCGCAGGATGGTGTTCATGCCTACGACATCCCCGCGCAGCCGCTGGAACAGGCGGTCGAGCGCTTCAGCGTCATCAGCGGGTGGTCGGTGATGTACCCGGGCGATCTTGCCGCGGGCCGCAGCAGCCATGCGCTGCGCGCCAGCCTGCCGCCGCTGCCCGCACTGCGGATGCTCTTGCAGGACTCCGGTATCGAGGCCGAGGTTATCGGCGAGCAGCGCGTGGTGCTGCGCCGGGGCATGTCCTCCGTCGCCGAACCCGTTGTTGGCGTCGATCTTCCCGATACCGAGCGTCGGCGTCGCTACGGCGGGCTGCAGCAGCGCCTGCGTGCGGTGTTCTGTGACGACCCGGAGATCGCGCCCGGCCGCTATGCCGCGACGCTGCGCTTCCGCATCGACGGCGCGGGTCAGGTGAGCCGGCCCGAGCTGCTGTCCGGCAGTGGCAGTGATCGCCGCGATGCACGCCTGCTGCAGGCGATGCAGGGCCTGGTGCTGGCGACCGAGGCCGCCGCGCTGCCACAGCCGGTAACACTGCAGATCCGTCCTTCCGGCACCGACCACGACTGTGGCCGGCGTGCGCCCCTTCCATGA
- a CDS encoding Lrp/AsnC family transcriptional regulator — translation MQYQLDNLDRRILDALQRDGRLQNLELARLVGLSPSACLRRVRLLEEGGYIDRYVALLNEAKVGRGFTVFVRVWLRGQDEDTTNHFINSIKSFPEVLECHLMAGDCDFLLRVAVADLDAYRQFQMQHLNRIAGVQNTKTEIPMQRIKQTTQLPL, via the coding sequence ATGCAGTACCAGCTCGACAACCTTGATCGGCGCATCCTCGATGCCCTGCAGCGTGACGGTCGCCTGCAGAACCTGGAGCTGGCCCGGCTGGTGGGCCTTTCGCCCTCGGCCTGCCTGCGGCGGGTGCGGCTGCTGGAGGAGGGCGGCTACATCGACCGCTATGTGGCCTTGTTGAACGAGGCCAAGGTGGGCCGGGGCTTCACGGTGTTCGTGCGGGTGTGGCTGCGCGGGCAGGACGAGGACACCACCAATCACTTCATCAACAGCATCAAGTCTTTTCCGGAAGTCCTTGAATGCCATCTGATGGCCGGTGACTGCGACTTCCTGCTGCGGGTGGCGGTGGCCGATCTTGATGCCTACCGGCAGTTCCAGATGCAGCACCTGAACCGGATTGCCGGCGTGCAGAACACCAAGACCGAGATTCCGATGCAGCGGATCAAGCAGACGACCCAGCTGCCGCTTTGA
- a CDS encoding AzlC family ABC transporter permease, translating into MDARTTLPLPDTCDTAPRAEFLRGLRAAVPVMIGFIPFALVLGAQAAQKGLSVLEVPLMTGLNFAGGSEFAAVELWTSPPHIALIVAITALVNSRHLLMGASLAPLLQHLPRRRVLPALFFMCDESWAMGVADARRRALGFSLAYYLGVSAGLYTVWVACTALGAVVGPMLGDIHAYGFDMAFPAVFLVLLRGMWQGMKAARPWLVSLVVAAATYLLVPGAWYVASGALAGLAAAWLLAEDAA; encoded by the coding sequence ATGGACGCCCGTACCACCCTCCCCCTGCCCGACACCTGCGACACCGCGCCGCGTGCCGAATTCCTGCGCGGCCTGCGCGCCGCCGTGCCGGTGATGATCGGCTTCATCCCCTTCGCCCTGGTACTCGGCGCACAGGCGGCCCAGAAGGGTCTGAGCGTACTGGAAGTGCCGCTGATGACCGGCCTCAACTTCGCTGGCGGCTCGGAGTTCGCTGCCGTCGAACTGTGGACCTCGCCACCGCACATCGCACTGATCGTGGCCATCACCGCGCTGGTCAACAGCCGCCACCTGCTGATGGGCGCCAGCCTGGCCCCGCTGCTGCAGCACCTGCCGCGCCGCCGGGTGCTGCCGGCCTTGTTCTTCATGTGCGACGAAAGCTGGGCGATGGGCGTGGCCGACGCGCGCCGCCGTGCACTCGGCTTCAGCCTGGCCTACTACCTGGGCGTCTCGGCAGGCCTGTACACGGTCTGGGTGGCCTGCACCGCGCTGGGCGCGGTCGTCGGCCCGATGCTGGGCGACATCCACGCCTACGGCTTCGACATGGCCTTCCCCGCCGTGTTCCTGGTGCTGCTGCGTGGCATGTGGCAGGGCATGAAAGCCGCGCGTCCGTGGCTGGTCAGCCTGGTGGTGGCCGCTGCCACCTACCTGCTGGTGCCGGGTGCCTGGTACGTGGCGAGCGGCGCACTGGCCGGCCTGGCCGCGGCCTGGCTGCTGGCGGAGGACGCAGCATGA
- a CDS encoding AzlD family protein gives MIFNGLIHWTSVLTIVLMAAATYLTRIVGFLALRNRTLSKRAVTVMEAAPGCVLISVIAPDFVADKPADLAALAITLLAATRLSMLPTVLIGVVSAGVLRYLMG, from the coding sequence ATGATCTTCAATGGCCTGATCCACTGGACTTCGGTACTGACCATCGTGCTGATGGCCGCCGCCACCTACCTGACCCGCATCGTCGGCTTCCTCGCGCTGCGCAACCGCACGTTGAGCAAGCGCGCAGTGACGGTGATGGAAGCCGCGCCGGGCTGCGTGCTGATCTCGGTGATCGCCCCGGACTTCGTCGCCGACAAGCCCGCCGACCTGGCCGCGCTGGCGATCACCCTGCTGGCTGCCACGCGGTTGTCGATGCTGCCGACCGTGCTGATCGGCGTGGTCTCGGCTGGCGTGCTGCGCTATCTGATGGGCTGA
- a CDS encoding PAS domain-containing protein has translation MSYTPDNVQLLNAMQNVMVISTTDLQGNITYANDLFCTLTGFAREELIGQPHSIVRHPDVPKAVYKDMWDTIKAGKTWTGIVPNLGKGGVLYVVDTTVQPLFDADGNITSYISIRRVVNDLMQNYDLVEFSKEKFDDFYEAA, from the coding sequence ATGAGCTACACCCCCGACAACGTCCAGCTTCTGAACGCCATGCAGAACGTCATGGTGATCTCCACCACCGACCTGCAGGGCAACATCACCTACGCCAACGACCTGTTCTGCACGCTCACCGGCTTCGCCCGCGAGGAACTGATCGGCCAGCCGCACAGCATCGTGCGCCACCCGGATGTACCCAAGGCGGTCTACAAGGACATGTGGGACACCATCAAGGCCGGCAAGACCTGGACCGGCATCGTGCCCAACCTCGGCAAGGGCGGCGTGCTCTATGTGGTCGATACCACCGTGCAGCCGCTGTTCGACGCCGACGGCAACATCACCTCGTACATCAGCATCCGCCGCGTGGTGAATGACCTGATGCAGAACTACGACCTGGTCGAGTTCAGCAAGGAAAAGTTCGACGACTTCTACGAGGCCGCGTGA
- a CDS encoding diflavin oxidoreductase, with protein sequence MNALPTSTPFSRLLVGFASESGNARALAQRLGADLQPHGPQVLPFNDIDVASLGQGDVLLAISSSFGDGEPPANGEQFFETLRQIPTLSGLRYAVFGLGDTGYPSFCGFTKALDAALSERQAQPLLHRVDADLGYEQFFQQWQPVLGQVLDGDLSAGQDLHLQVTAYGEDNAFAAPILERRRLNSSNPAAWHLQLDIAGSGMAYRAGDTLHVVPENDPALLQALATWYGDTAAVAALHDRELRLLSKGVLRELARLGGSEVLKGLLKVSQKRELEAYLHGLDLLDVLQDHATPDSVPLARLRELLSPRLPRAYSIASHPCDDQLSLCVREVRYTLRGRERFGTATGSLLHGGDHARVYCRSNPGFHLPDTGEAPLLLVGTGTGIAPLMGLMQELQASACEREVHLVFGEKHSQHDYLYRDQLQDWHTRGVLAGLHTAFSRDGAEKVYVQHVLQQRASEVRDVLARGGHLYLCGNKSHLEGAVREAIDAIGGEGHWDALRGEGRTHCELY encoded by the coding sequence GTGAACGCCCTCCCGACCAGTACGCCCTTCAGCCGTCTGCTGGTGGGTTTCGCGTCCGAGTCGGGCAATGCCCGCGCCCTGGCCCAGCGCTTGGGCGCGGACCTGCAGCCACATGGGCCGCAGGTGCTTCCATTCAACGACATCGACGTGGCCAGTCTCGGCCAAGGCGATGTGCTGCTGGCGATCTCCAGTTCCTTCGGTGACGGTGAGCCGCCAGCCAATGGCGAGCAGTTCTTCGAAACGCTGCGCCAGATCCCGACGCTGAGCGGCCTGCGCTATGCAGTGTTCGGCCTCGGTGACACCGGCTACCCCAGTTTCTGCGGCTTCACCAAGGCGCTGGATGCCGCGCTGAGCGAGCGCCAGGCGCAACCGCTGCTGCATCGGGTGGATGCCGACCTGGGCTACGAGCAGTTCTTCCAGCAATGGCAGCCGGTGCTCGGCCAGGTGCTGGATGGCGACCTCAGCGCTGGCCAGGACCTGCACCTGCAGGTCACCGCCTATGGCGAAGACAATGCCTTTGCCGCCCCCATTCTCGAACGCCGCCGCTTGAACAGCAGCAACCCGGCAGCGTGGCACCTGCAACTGGACATTGCCGGCAGCGGCATGGCCTACCGCGCGGGCGACACCCTGCACGTGGTGCCGGAGAACGACCCTGCCCTGCTGCAGGCATTGGCCACCTGGTACGGCGACACCGCCGCCGTGGCCGCCCTGCATGACCGCGAGCTGCGCCTGCTGAGCAAGGGCGTGCTGCGCGAACTGGCCAGGCTCGGTGGCAGCGAGGTACTGAAGGGCCTGTTGAAGGTCAGCCAGAAGCGCGAGCTGGAAGCCTACCTGCACGGCCTGGACCTGCTGGACGTGCTGCAGGACCACGCCACGCCGGACAGCGTGCCGCTGGCCCGGCTGCGCGAACTGCTGTCACCGCGGCTGCCCCGCGCCTATTCGATTGCCTCGCACCCGTGCGACGACCAGCTGAGCCTGTGCGTGCGCGAAGTGCGCTACACCCTGCGCGGCCGCGAGCGCTTCGGCACAGCCACCGGCAGCCTGCTGCATGGCGGCGACCATGCCCGTGTGTACTGCCGCTCCAACCCCGGCTTCCACCTGCCCGATACCGGCGAGGCACCGCTGCTGCTGGTCGGCACCGGCACCGGCATCGCACCCTTGATGGGCCTGATGCAGGAGCTGCAGGCCAGCGCCTGCGAACGTGAAGTGCACCTTGTGTTCGGTGAAAAGCACAGCCAGCACGACTACCTGTATCGCGACCAGCTGCAGGACTGGCACACGCGTGGCGTGCTGGCCGGCCTGCATACCGCGTTCTCGCGCGATGGCGCCGAAAAGGTCTATGTGCAGCACGTGCTGCAGCAGCGCGCCAGCGAGGTGCGTGATGTGCTGGCCCGCGGCGGGCATCTGTACCTGTGCGGCAACAAGAGCCACCTGGAAGGCGCGGTCCGTGAGGCCATCGATGCCATCGGTGGCGAAGGGCACTGGGACGCGTTGCGGGGCGAAGGCCGCACGCACTGTGAGTTGTATTGA
- a CDS encoding TOBE domain-containing protein, translated as MSEAEPPLELQGNLWLSIAGQSLGGRGRFALLGLIDACGSISQAAKRMGMTYKNAWDAVDAMNTAAGEPLVARSVGGRGGGGARLTERGHQLIARFEEVERAHRTFLQSLQATPGLDEDLALIRRIGMITSARNQFHGRVSGLATGAVNDEVQIEVAPGLALVATITHGSVESLGLAVGVPAYALVKASSVIVAQGEGARYSARNQFAGTVERITEGAVNDEVVVDIGHGCSVVAVITRASTAALELQEGAAATVLFKASSVIVGVPM; from the coding sequence ATGAGCGAGGCCGAACCGCCTTTGGAGCTGCAGGGCAACCTGTGGCTGAGCATTGCCGGTCAGAGCCTGGGTGGCCGCGGACGCTTCGCGCTGCTGGGCCTGATCGACGCCTGTGGCTCGATCAGCCAGGCCGCCAAGCGCATGGGCATGACCTACAAGAACGCCTGGGACGCAGTGGACGCGATGAACACCGCGGCCGGCGAGCCGCTGGTCGCGCGCAGTGTGGGCGGCCGCGGTGGTGGCGGTGCGCGACTGACCGAGCGCGGCCACCAGCTGATCGCCCGGTTCGAGGAGGTCGAGCGCGCGCACCGTACGTTCCTGCAGTCGCTGCAGGCCACCCCTGGGCTGGACGAGGATCTGGCCCTGATCCGGAGAATCGGCATGATCACCAGTGCACGCAACCAGTTCCATGGCCGGGTCAGTGGGCTGGCCACCGGCGCAGTGAACGATGAAGTGCAGATTGAAGTGGCGCCGGGCCTCGCGCTGGTCGCCACCATCACCCATGGCAGCGTGGAATCGCTGGGCCTGGCGGTGGGCGTGCCGGCCTACGCGCTGGTGAAGGCCTCGTCGGTGATCGTGGCGCAGGGTGAGGGGGCGCGTTACTCGGCACGCAACCAGTTCGCCGGCACGGTGGAGCGGATCACCGAGGGCGCGGTGAACGACGAGGTGGTGGTGGATATCGGCCATGGCTGCAGCGTGGTGGCGGTGATCACTCGGGCCAGCACAGCAGCGCTGGAGCTGCAGGAGGGCGCCGCGGCGACGGTGCTGTTCAAGGCGTCGAGCGTGATCGTGGGCGTGCCGATGTAG
- a CDS encoding TonB-dependent receptor plug domain-containing protein: MRTCRFVLPLSALLLPLAATAADATSPPPVFTLGTIDVHAARGTSPTVAERSLDAERIQQLDRTTVGDAVSVLPGVSLARNSRNEDMVYLRGFDARQVPVFLDGIPLYVPYDGYVDFGRFTTFDLAEIQVASGGASLLYGPNILGGAINLVSRRPERALEGDVRLGIAEGGERKAAVNLGGRRGDWYFQLGASILKADEFPLPKGFVDYKRVPTDTGKDRRNASRDDRRLSFKLGYAPREGDEYAIGYARQDGEKDNPVYTGTARSGIRYWRWPWWDKDSLYFIGNTRLGEHTTLRTRVYRDTYGNGLDAYTDGTYQVAMDNSSFPSIYDDRTVGGSVTLATTALPRQELQFAIHYKEDQHSERNPHSPTKDFRDVTTSVAIEDRIALTDTSHLRVGIGHDRRDAKRVYFWPTGSTDATNAVLEYVQQLAPDQQWYASAARRTRFPTIKDRYSARMGAALPNPDLKAEHATHLEVGLRGRWWEGGQLQAALFQSRIDDLIQNAVVASRECGGSTCNQAQNIGKARHQGVELGLRQRIGDDWDLQTSYTWLRRTNLEDRSVALLDSPRQRLFMAVGWQLLPQLKLQATLEAEQGRKVSYADAARPVRDLPGYGITGFKASWSPREAWDVDLGVRNIGDKWYELADGYPMPGRTWFANANWRF, encoded by the coding sequence ATGCGTACCTGTCGTTTCGTTCTACCCCTGTCCGCCCTGCTGCTCCCGCTTGCCGCCACTGCGGCCGACGCCACCTCGCCGCCCCCGGTGTTCACCCTGGGCACGATCGACGTGCATGCCGCGCGCGGCACCTCGCCCACCGTCGCCGAACGCAGCCTCGATGCCGAACGCATCCAGCAGCTCGACCGCACTACGGTCGGTGATGCGGTCAGCGTATTGCCTGGCGTGAGCCTGGCGCGCAACTCGCGCAACGAGGACATGGTCTACCTGCGCGGCTTCGACGCACGCCAGGTGCCGGTATTCCTCGACGGCATCCCGCTGTACGTGCCCTATGACGGCTACGTGGACTTCGGCCGCTTCACCACCTTCGACCTCGCCGAGATCCAGGTCGCCAGCGGTGGCGCGTCGCTGTTGTACGGGCCGAACATCCTCGGCGGTGCGATCAACCTGGTCAGCCGCCGCCCGGAACGTGCGCTGGAAGGCGACGTGCGGCTGGGCATCGCCGAGGGTGGCGAGCGCAAGGCAGCGGTCAACCTCGGCGGGCGTCGTGGCGACTGGTACTTCCAGCTCGGTGCGTCGATCCTGAAGGCCGATGAATTCCCGCTGCCGAAAGGCTTCGTCGACTACAAGCGCGTGCCCACCGATACCGGCAAGGACCGCCGCAACGCCTCGCGCGACGACCGTCGCCTGTCGTTCAAACTGGGCTATGCCCCGCGCGAGGGCGACGAGTACGCGATCGGCTACGCGCGCCAGGACGGCGAGAAGGACAACCCGGTCTACACCGGCACCGCGCGCAGCGGCATCCGTTACTGGCGCTGGCCGTGGTGGGACAAGGACAGCCTGTACTTCATCGGCAACACCCGCCTGGGCGAGCACACCACGCTGCGCACCCGCGTCTACCGCGATACCTATGGCAACGGACTGGACGCCTACACCGACGGCACCTACCAGGTGGCGATGGACAACAGCAGCTTCCCCAGCATCTACGATGACCGCACCGTGGGCGGCTCGGTGACCCTGGCCACCACGGCGCTGCCGCGCCAGGAACTGCAGTTCGCGATCCACTACAAGGAAGACCAGCACAGCGAGCGCAACCCGCACTCGCCGACCAAGGACTTCCGGGATGTGACCACGTCCGTGGCGATCGAGGACCGCATCGCGCTGACCGACACCTCGCACCTGCGCGTGGGCATCGGCCATGACCGCCGCGACGCCAAGCGCGTGTACTTCTGGCCGACCGGCAGCACCGATGCCACCAATGCAGTGCTGGAGTACGTGCAGCAACTGGCGCCGGACCAGCAGTGGTATGCAAGCGCCGCGCGGCGCACGCGTTTCCCGACCATCAAGGATCGCTACTCCGCGCGCATGGGCGCGGCGCTGCCCAACCCGGATCTGAAAGCCGAGCATGCCACCCACCTCGAAGTGGGCCTGCGTGGCCGCTGGTGGGAAGGCGGCCAGCTGCAGGCGGCGCTGTTCCAGAGCCGTATCGATGACCTGATCCAGAACGCGGTGGTGGCCTCGCGCGAATGCGGCGGCAGCACCTGCAACCAGGCGCAGAACATCGGCAAGGCCCGCCACCAGGGTGTCGAACTGGGCCTGCGCCAGCGCATCGGCGACGACTGGGACCTGCAGACCAGCTACACCTGGCTGCGCCGCACCAACCTGGAAGACCGCAGCGTGGCCCTGCTCGACAGCCCGCGCCAACGGCTGTTCATGGCGGTGGGCTGGCAGTTGCTGCCGCAGTTGAAGCTGCAGGCCACGCTGGAAGCCGAACAGGGCCGCAAGGTCAGCTACGCCGATGCGGCACGCCCGGTGCGCGACCTGCCCGGCTATGGCATCACCGGCTTCAAGGCCAGCTGGAGCCCGCGCGAGGCCTGGGATGTCGACCTCGGCGTACGCAACATCGGTGACAAATGGTACGAACTGGCCGACGGCTACCCGATGCCGGGCCGCACCTGGTTCGCCAATGCCAACTGGAGGTTCTGA
- a CDS encoding DUF2478 domain-containing protein, translating into MTTSQPPRIAAIVHDHSGEPDGLLAAFAARQLAAGHRVRGLVHLPHEPTASGRKRMALMDVTDPGSRYPIIQALGPASCGCNLDPGGIADASVVLRRALQDHAELAIANRFGTLESEGGGMADELLALMLAGIPLLTAVKLPYLDAWRQFTGGMAIELPAEDAALQAWWDACRNAPEAAA; encoded by the coding sequence ATGACCACGTCCCAGCCGCCACGCATCGCGGCCATCGTGCATGACCACAGCGGCGAACCCGATGGCTTGCTGGCCGCATTCGCCGCACGCCAGCTGGCCGCCGGCCACCGCGTGCGCGGGCTGGTACACCTGCCACACGAACCCACCGCCAGCGGCAGGAAGCGCATGGCACTGATGGACGTGACCGATCCTGGTTCGCGCTACCCGATCATCCAGGCGCTGGGCCCGGCCTCCTGCGGCTGCAACCTGGACCCCGGTGGCATCGCCGATGCCAGCGTGGTGCTGCGCCGGGCCTTGCAGGACCATGCCGAGCTCGCCATCGCCAACCGCTTCGGCACGCTGGAATCGGAAGGCGGCGGCATGGCCGATGAGCTGCTGGCGCTGATGCTGGCCGGCATCCCGTTGTTGACCGCGGTGAAGCTGCCCTACCTCGACGCGTGGCGCCAGTTCACCGGCGGCATGGCCATCGAGCTGCCCGCCGAGGACGCGGCGCTGCAGGCCTGGTGGGATGCCTGCCGCAACGCACCCGAGGCCGCAGCATGA
- a CDS encoding ABC transporter substrate-binding protein, producing the protein MRRRALLQAFALAPLLVASAELLAMPAQRVLRLGAPKATPKRVFAAGPPAAVLLAAVAPERLLGWPMKVSPDALAQLPAALRTLPVVGRLAGRGSTVSLERLLAMQPDLVLDAGDFDANYRDSAERVWKQTAIPFELIAGRLPDHPAQLRHVGRLLGVAARGEALAQAAEAQLALVREVLATRPSATRPTVYYGRGSDGLESGLSGSINTEVIEFCGGRNVAASAGAGGLARVSFEQLLAWDPDVILTQDAGFAAHAAQDPRWRGLRAVRERRLHCAPVLPFGWLDGPPGVNRLPGLPWLLSRLHPGAVPALAPAALRARIGALHQLLWGEPLPAQLARSLDANA; encoded by the coding sequence ATGAGGCGGCGCGCCCTGCTGCAGGCGTTCGCACTGGCGCCGTTGCTGGTTGCCAGTGCCGAGCTGCTGGCGATGCCGGCGCAGCGCGTGTTGCGGCTGGGTGCGCCCAAGGCCACGCCCAAGCGCGTGTTCGCGGCCGGTCCGCCGGCTGCGGTTTTGCTCGCCGCCGTGGCACCCGAACGCCTGCTGGGCTGGCCGATGAAGGTCTCGCCCGACGCACTGGCGCAGCTGCCGGCAGCGCTGCGCACGTTGCCGGTGGTCGGTCGCCTTGCCGGGCGCGGCAGCACGGTCAGTCTCGAGCGCCTGCTCGCGATGCAGCCGGATCTGGTGCTGGATGCCGGTGACTTCGATGCCAACTACCGCGACTCGGCCGAGCGGGTCTGGAAGCAGACCGCGATTCCCTTCGAACTGATTGCCGGACGCCTGCCCGATCATCCGGCGCAGCTGCGCCACGTTGGCCGGCTGCTGGGTGTTGCCGCACGCGGCGAAGCGCTGGCGCAGGCGGCCGAGGCGCAGCTGGCACTGGTGCGTGAGGTGCTGGCGACGCGTCCCTCTGCGACGCGGCCCACCGTGTACTACGGGCGTGGCAGCGACGGCCTGGAAAGCGGCCTGTCCGGCTCGATCAACACCGAAGTCATCGAATTCTGTGGCGGCCGCAACGTGGCCGCCAGCGCCGGGGCCGGTGGCCTCGCCCGCGTGTCGTTCGAACAATTGCTGGCCTGGGATCCGGACGTGATCCTGACCCAGGATGCCGGCTTCGCCGCGCATGCGGCACAGGATCCGCGCTGGCGCGGCCTGCGTGCCGTGCGCGAACGTCGCCTGCATTGCGCACCGGTACTGCCGTTTGGCTGGCTGGATGGTCCGCCCGGTGTCAACCGCCTGCCCGGCCTGCCGTGGCTGCTGTCCAGGCTGCATCCGGGTGCAGTGCCCGCATTGGCGCCTGCCGCGCTGCGCGCGCGCATCGGTGCGCTGCATCAACTGCTGTGGGGCGAGCCATTGCCCGCCCAGCTTGCACGCAGCCTGGATGCGAACGCCTGA
- a CDS encoding FecCD family ABC transporter permease, with the protein MRTLPRWAWHAGGWSLLLAMLLLAFSVGQFPVRPAALLHAIGWQLFGIGEPSPPAVQAALWHIRLPRVLAAVLIGAVLSAAGAAYQAMFRNPLVSPDILGVSAGAGLGASLGLFLGLPMLLVQGIAFAGGLGAVGLVCLVAALVRRHDPVLVLVLAGVAVSALLGAGISLLKLLADPYTQLPSITFWLLGGLNAVVIDDLKVTAPLLLIGLLPLVLLRWRVNLLGLGDEEASALGVAVTPLRWTLIAAATLCTAAAVSLAGIIGWVGLVVPHIARLLVGADFRRLLPASLLLGASFLLAADTLARTLAPIELPLGILTAFVGVPCFLLVLARSERRP; encoded by the coding sequence ATGCGCACGCTTCCACGTTGGGCCTGGCATGCCGGTGGCTGGAGCCTGCTGCTGGCGATGCTGCTGCTGGCGTTCTCGGTCGGCCAGTTCCCGGTGCGACCGGCGGCGCTGCTGCACGCCATCGGCTGGCAGCTGTTCGGCATCGGCGAACCCAGCCCGCCTGCGGTGCAGGCCGCGCTCTGGCATATCCGCCTGCCGCGCGTGCTGGCCGCCGTGCTGATCGGTGCGGTGCTGTCGGCGGCCGGTGCGGCCTACCAGGCCATGTTCCGCAATCCGCTGGTGTCGCCGGACATCCTCGGCGTCTCCGCCGGTGCCGGCCTTGGCGCTTCGCTGGGCCTGTTCCTCGGCCTGCCGATGCTGCTGGTGCAGGGCATCGCCTTCGCAGGCGGCCTCGGTGCGGTGGGCCTGGTCTGCCTGGTGGCTGCGCTGGTACGGCGGCACGATCCGGTGCTGGTCCTGGTACTGGCCGGCGTCGCAGTGTCCGCGCTGCTCGGTGCCGGCATCTCGCTGCTGAAGCTGCTGGCCGATCCGTACACGCAGCTGCCCTCGATCACTTTCTGGCTGCTGGGCGGCTTGAACGCGGTGGTCATCGACGACCTCAAGGTCACCGCGCCACTGCTGCTGATCGGGCTGTTGCCGCTGGTGCTGCTGCGCTGGCGGGTGAACCTGCTCGGCCTGGGTGATGAAGAGGCCAGCGCGCTGGGCGTGGCGGTCACCCCGCTGCGCTGGACGCTGATTGCCGCCGCCACGCTGTGCACTGCGGCGGCGGTGTCACTGGCCGGCATCATCGGCTGGGTCGGACTGGTGGTTCCGCATATCGCGCGGCTGCTGGTCGGCGCCGACTTCCGCCGCCTGCTGCCGGCCAGCCTGCTGCTCGGCGCCAGCTTCCTGCTCGCCGCCGATACGCTGGCGCGCACCCTGGCGCCAATCGAGCTGCCGCTCGGCATCCTCACTGCGTTCGTCGGTGTGCCGTGCTTTTTGCTGGTACTGGCGCGCAGCGAGCGTCGCCCATGA